One Janthinobacterium sp. TB1-E2 genomic region harbors:
- a CDS encoding KTSC domain-containing protein: MNTAVAAPQITLQAIQSSQIAAIGHCPATETLAVQFFRKGAPADVYHYANVSATEYAAFAGAESVGKHFYAHIKPHADKHPYTNMGTPAVEQAPVKLSKELLAGLLTGREYGKEMAKEEKLQAKAAGLIVIFGASDDLMEFRGFVDDERGAPTIALLDAKGLLPFREDIQHDDDALKDYFARAPQVRAVDALWGKEDGYSWTYRTDVPHATFEIVEGGEPYCRGIVIDVADLAAEPG; the protein is encoded by the coding sequence ATGAACACAGCAGTCGCAGCACCACAAATCACCCTGCAAGCCATCCAGTCCTCGCAGATCGCCGCCATCGGCCACTGCCCGGCAACCGAGACCCTGGCCGTGCAGTTCTTCCGCAAGGGCGCGCCGGCGGACGTTTATCACTACGCGAACGTCTCGGCCACCGAATACGCAGCCTTCGCTGGCGCCGAATCCGTCGGCAAGCACTTTTACGCGCACATCAAGCCGCATGCCGACAAGCACCCGTACACGAACATGGGCACGCCGGCCGTCGAACAGGCGCCGGTCAAGCTGAGCAAGGAGCTGCTGGCCGGGCTGCTGACGGGGCGCGAGTACGGCAAGGAAATGGCCAAGGAAGAAAAACTGCAGGCCAAGGCGGCCGGCCTGATCGTGATCTTTGGCGCCAGCGACGACCTGATGGAGTTCCGCGGTTTCGTGGACGACGAGCGCGGCGCGCCGACCATCGCACTGCTCGACGCCAAGGGCTTGCTGCCGTTCCGCGAGGATATTCAGCACGACGACGATGCACTAAAGGACTATTTCGCCCGGGCGCCGCAGGTGCGCGCCGTGGATGCCCTGTGGGGCAAGGAAGACGGCTACAGCTGGACCTACCGCACCGACGTGCCGCATGCCACGTTCGAAATCGTGGAAGGCGGCGAACCGTATTGCCGCGGCATTGTTATCGACGTGGCCGACTTGGCTGCCGAGCCTGGCTAA
- a CDS encoding DUF1367 family protein, with protein sequence MTEIVLMKMANILVPHDEAAADFIQKMKAGALMHADFKKVRNYQFHKKYFALVTFAFDQWEPRGGLTYQGQPVAKNKERFRKDIAILAGFFESTVNLKGEVRLEAKSISFSQMDEIEFEALYSTTIDVILSRILTKYTRQDLDNVINQLLAFT encoded by the coding sequence TTGACAGAAATTGTGCTCATGAAAATGGCCAACATCCTCGTGCCGCATGACGAGGCGGCGGCCGACTTCATCCAGAAGATGAAGGCCGGCGCGCTTATGCATGCGGACTTCAAGAAGGTGCGGAACTACCAGTTTCACAAAAAATACTTTGCCCTGGTGACTTTTGCCTTTGATCAGTGGGAGCCGCGCGGCGGCCTGACTTACCAGGGCCAGCCAGTAGCGAAGAACAAGGAGCGCTTCCGGAAAGACATAGCGATCCTGGCCGGTTTCTTCGAATCAACGGTGAACCTCAAGGGCGAGGTGCGCCTGGAGGCGAAAAGCATTTCATTTTCGCAAATGGACGAGATCGAGTTCGAGGCGCTGTACAGCACGACCATCGACGTGATCCTGTCCCGGATTTTGACCAAATACACCAGGCAGGACCTGGACAACGTAATTAACCAGCTGCTGGCATTCACATGA
- a CDS encoding DNA translocase FtsK, whose protein sequence is MLELNGQAPGTVPPGDGSASDPLYDQAVEVVRTHRRASVSLVQRHLRIGFNRAGNLLEAMETLGVVSGMASNGNRTVLAAPGATA, encoded by the coding sequence GTGCTGGAGTTGAATGGCCAGGCGCCCGGCACCGTCCCGCCTGGAGACGGCAGCGCAAGCGATCCGCTGTACGACCAGGCCGTCGAGGTCGTACGCACACATCGCCGCGCATCTGTATCACTGGTGCAGCGCCACTTACGTATCGGCTTCAACCGGGCCGGCAACCTGCTGGAAGCAATGGAGACGCTGGGCGTGGTGAGCGGCATGGCGTCGAATGGCAATCGCACGGTACTGGCTGCTCCAGGAGCGACAGCATGA
- a CDS encoding site-specific integrase, producing the protein MVDGKRIHRELPDGSTASDAKLIEAELRAAVARAPKQKQVHIPGDIPMTAVLALFVEHSQTLRSADTAKHHAKRLGAWAERYKASQAQEFADHVIKDMSKLIPHRKTGKLVPAYAPATINRSLACAKKGLHLAWRQRLIPENYGLRIESVAVNNKREVFLTVEQVKKIASFCTPIAQAAIWAALLTGARRGELFQMESSHIGHDTITFPASNTKTLRMRVIPIIPALRPWLKYFPLEMTLYGVQSSWRRARVKAGMPHVNFHDLRHSCASIMLGLGVDLYTISKILGHANIQTTQRYAHLQVDAQREALNKLSLLVVAK; encoded by the coding sequence ATGGTCGATGGCAAAAGAATTCACAGAGAGTTGCCGGACGGTTCAACTGCGAGTGATGCCAAGCTGATCGAGGCTGAGCTCCGTGCGGCAGTGGCGCGCGCGCCGAAGCAAAAGCAAGTGCACATTCCGGGCGATATACCAATGACAGCAGTTCTCGCGCTGTTTGTCGAGCATTCTCAGACCCTTCGCAGCGCGGATACGGCAAAACACCATGCCAAGCGACTGGGCGCCTGGGCGGAACGATACAAGGCGAGCCAGGCGCAAGAATTTGCCGACCACGTCATCAAGGACATGAGCAAGCTTATCCCCCACAGGAAAACCGGAAAGCTGGTGCCCGCCTACGCTCCGGCGACAATCAATAGATCATTGGCGTGCGCAAAAAAAGGCCTCCACCTGGCTTGGCGCCAGCGGCTAATTCCGGAAAACTACGGCCTACGGATCGAGTCGGTAGCCGTTAACAACAAGCGCGAAGTTTTTCTGACAGTCGAGCAGGTCAAAAAAATTGCTTCGTTTTGTACACCTATTGCCCAAGCGGCAATATGGGCAGCACTTCTGACTGGTGCCCGGCGTGGCGAACTGTTCCAGATGGAAAGCTCGCATATTGGCCACGACACTATAACGTTCCCTGCAAGCAATACGAAGACGCTGCGCATGCGCGTCATACCAATCATCCCGGCGCTTCGGCCTTGGCTTAAATACTTTCCGCTGGAAATGACATTGTACGGAGTGCAATCTTCCTGGCGCCGCGCACGCGTGAAGGCGGGCATGCCGCATGTGAATTTTCACGATCTTCGGCATTCATGCGCCAGCATCATGTTGGGGCTGGGAGTTGACCTTTACACGATCAGCAAGATTCTGGGTCACGCGAATATACAGACGACTCAGCGCTATGCGCACCTGCAGGTGGATGCGCAGCGCGAAGCGTTGAATAAGCTATCGCTGTTGGTCGTCGCAAAGTAA
- the dnaQ gene encoding DNA polymerase III subunit epsilon — MRQIVLDTETTGLNPRTGDRILEIGAVELNNRMLTGNNFHHYINPERDSEEGALAVHGLTTEFLSDKPKFAEIADEFRAYIAGAELIIHNAPFDIGFLNAEFKRLNLPPVHEQVVGVIDTLVQAKEMHPGKRNSLDALCDRYGVSNAHRKLHGALLDSELLADVYLAMTRGQNSLSMEEEVEVAADGAVLEIVPLAEVIFQSATADELAAHEATIAGLDKAAKGQCIWTAVTSPPAAA, encoded by the coding sequence ATGCGTCAAATTGTTCTCGATACTGAAACCACCGGCCTGAACCCGCGTACGGGCGACCGCATCCTGGAGATCGGGGCGGTCGAGCTGAACAACCGCATGTTGACGGGGAATAATTTCCACCATTACATCAATCCCGAGCGCGACTCGGAAGAGGGCGCGTTGGCCGTCCACGGATTGACGACGGAATTCCTCAGCGACAAACCGAAATTCGCGGAAATCGCCGACGAGTTCCGTGCCTACATCGCCGGCGCCGAGCTGATCATCCACAACGCCCCGTTCGACATCGGCTTCCTGAACGCGGAATTCAAGCGCCTGAACCTGCCGCCAGTCCACGAGCAAGTGGTTGGCGTGATCGACACCCTGGTGCAGGCGAAGGAAATGCATCCGGGCAAGCGCAACTCGCTTGACGCCCTGTGCGACCGCTATGGCGTCTCGAACGCTCACCGCAAGCTGCACGGCGCGCTGCTCGACTCGGAATTGCTGGCCGACGTCTACCTGGCCATGACGCGCGGGCAAAACAGCCTGAGCATGGAAGAAGAAGTGGAAGTGGCCGCCGACGGCGCCGTGCTGGAAATCGTGCCCCTGGCCGAAGTCATCTTCCAGAGCGCCACGGCCGACGAACTCGCCGCCCACGAAGCCACCATCGCCGGCCTCGACAAGGCCGCCAAAGGCCAGTGCATCTGGACCGCCGTCACGTCGCCGCCAGCGGCCGCCTGA